A portion of the Pseudomonas sp. PSE14 genome contains these proteins:
- a CDS encoding DUF2339 domain-containing protein: protein MQWIFMLVGLVIGAAAGESIIGAVLGAVAGLALGQAVALQGLRQENAGLRRELKAFGERFEQGTQALYERLLQVERRAEQTPLSSVEFVTPEKPEAPVEPAPAAETVQPVAETSAPELEWDIELPAAEPSPAPAAAAPAEPAIEWSELALEPLETSQPSPSQSQARAEAPRPQAAPAVPPSPPKPPAPSLFDRAFGAARDWLLGGNTVLRVGVVLLFLGLAFLLRYATEGMTMPPQGPYIGTAFAALALLGLGWWLRQRRPAYALVLQGTGVAVLYLTVFAGIKLYPAMNHGEVLIDPQAGFALLVAVTLFSAILAILQDALGLAAAAALGGFAAPILASSGGGNHVALFSYFALLNAGILAIAWFKAWRMLNLIGFFGTFGIGLAWGLRSYKPELFATTEPFLVLFFLTYVAIGLLFARRRLREATGAPEDDSRDALLRWSARQTDYVDGTVLFGTPLVGFGLQYGVIQHLEFGAAFSALALGLFYMILARLLAGRTAGRALLLVETCLALGVVFGTLAIPLGLDARWTSAAWAVEGAGIYWLGLRQQRPLARIFALLLQIGAALAFLADLRSDPLSLHLLEGAPLGALMLGVALLFSFWNLRNANTQTLRSWEPNVRPLLATFGLGFLYLIAPLCLGADGTAMIWAVAGLATLFAGLRLRSRTFLACAFAVQLLGGAIFLLHLRGAEAGSGVLGSGWRGLVTASLIGLALIAAMLIAARDSLVRDDRRLMLGLSVVLLLGLAFINLAVLFVLPWRTAAAVWAGSGLLILWLSLQLQQRAAFVFGLVLQVIGAGAFLLGGPALFGDLPSEGLKPLAHMGFWTPAVLALAALVGAWRLHRASAHERRLALGGLGLEQLSQLLLIWGAGWWALTALWEIARFVPAPMREHVALLVAAVSVALWSLLARRDQWRALALLCLALSPLGVVALASAWNLEYHPLAQLGWLGWLALFAVHFFALRRLDALLPRVAARAAHVLGCWLILAVAALELRYLFFALAEHYNAWRWLGWALVPSCYLILMGGVRRLPWPVAAFEREYRAIVAVPVAVALLGWFWLVNLFSDGSAEPLPYLPLLNPLELGMLIVLAAVFQWTRLGLPQLGIAEARLRLPVQAVLGASLFALLTMAVCRTAHHWGGVPFEAFALRESMLVQAGLSIVWALIALGLMIAGHLRGRRDFWLVGAALLVVVVVKLFLVDRASGGSLERIISFIGVGVLMLIVGYFAPLPPRRPAPDEQPQQEQPSA, encoded by the coding sequence ATGCAATGGATTTTCATGCTGGTCGGTCTGGTCATCGGCGCCGCTGCGGGTGAGTCGATCATCGGCGCTGTACTGGGTGCGGTCGCCGGCCTCGCCCTGGGGCAAGCCGTCGCGTTGCAGGGGCTGAGGCAGGAGAACGCCGGCCTGCGTCGCGAGCTGAAAGCCTTTGGCGAGCGCTTCGAGCAGGGTACCCAGGCGCTGTATGAACGGCTGCTGCAGGTCGAGCGCCGCGCTGAGCAGACGCCGTTGTCCAGCGTCGAATTCGTCACTCCCGAGAAGCCCGAGGCTCCAGTGGAACCCGCTCCGGCAGCCGAAACGGTGCAGCCCGTTGCCGAAACCTCTGCGCCGGAGCTGGAATGGGATATCGAGCTGCCTGCCGCCGAGCCGTCGCCGGCGCCCGCTGCCGCCGCTCCCGCCGAGCCGGCCATCGAATGGTCCGAGCTGGCCCTCGAACCGCTGGAAACGTCTCAGCCTTCCCCGAGCCAATCCCAGGCGCGCGCCGAGGCGCCCCGGCCCCAGGCCGCTCCCGCCGTTCCACCGTCGCCGCCCAAGCCGCCGGCGCCGTCCTTGTTCGATCGGGCTTTCGGCGCTGCCCGCGACTGGCTGTTGGGTGGCAACACCGTGCTGCGCGTCGGCGTGGTGCTGCTGTTCCTCGGCCTGGCCTTCCTGCTGCGTTACGCCACCGAAGGCATGACCATGCCGCCCCAGGGCCCGTATATCGGCACTGCTTTCGCGGCACTGGCGCTGCTCGGCCTTGGCTGGTGGCTGCGTCAACGGCGCCCGGCCTACGCGCTGGTCCTGCAGGGCACCGGCGTCGCCGTGCTGTACCTGACGGTGTTCGCCGGTATCAAGCTGTACCCGGCCATGAACCACGGCGAGGTACTGATCGACCCGCAGGCCGGCTTCGCGTTGCTAGTGGCGGTCACCCTGTTCTCGGCGATCCTGGCCATCCTCCAGGACGCCCTCGGCCTCGCCGCCGCTGCCGCGCTGGGCGGCTTCGCCGCGCCGATCCTGGCATCCAGCGGGGGCGGTAATCACGTCGCCCTGTTCAGCTATTTCGCCCTGCTCAACGCCGGCATCCTCGCCATCGCCTGGTTCAAGGCCTGGCGCATGCTCAACCTGATCGGCTTCTTCGGTACCTTCGGCATCGGCCTGGCTTGGGGGCTGCGCTCCTACAAGCCCGAGCTGTTCGCCACCACCGAACCGTTCCTGGTCCTGTTCTTCCTCACCTATGTCGCCATCGGCCTGCTGTTCGCCCGCCGCCGCCTGCGCGAAGCCACCGGGGCGCCGGAGGATGACTCCCGTGACGCCTTGCTGCGCTGGTCGGCGCGGCAGACCGACTATGTCGATGGCACCGTGCTGTTCGGCACGCCGCTGGTGGGCTTCGGCCTGCAATACGGCGTCATCCAGCACCTGGAGTTCGGCGCGGCATTCAGTGCCCTGGCGCTGGGGCTGTTCTACATGATCCTGGCGCGCCTGCTGGCCGGGCGCACCGCCGGCCGCGCATTGCTGCTGGTGGAGACCTGTCTGGCGCTGGGCGTGGTGTTCGGCACCCTGGCCATTCCGCTGGGCCTGGACGCACGCTGGACCTCCGCTGCCTGGGCCGTGGAGGGCGCCGGTATCTACTGGCTCGGCCTGCGTCAGCAGCGGCCGCTGGCGCGCATCTTCGCGCTGCTGTTGCAGATCGGCGCGGCGCTGGCGTTCCTCGCCGACCTGCGTTCCGATCCGCTGTCGCTGCACCTGCTGGAGGGCGCGCCGCTGGGCGCACTGATGCTCGGTGTGGCGCTGCTGTTCAGCTTCTGGAACCTGCGCAATGCCAATACGCAGACGCTGCGCAGCTGGGAGCCGAACGTCCGCCCGCTGCTGGCGACCTTCGGCCTGGGCTTCCTCTACCTGATCGCGCCGCTGTGCCTGGGGGCCGACGGCACCGCGATGATCTGGGCGGTGGCGGGGCTGGCGACCTTGTTCGCCGGCCTGCGCCTGCGTTCGCGTACCTTCCTGGCCTGCGCCTTCGCGGTGCAACTGCTGGGCGGTGCGATCTTCCTCCTGCATCTGCGCGGAGCCGAGGCGGGGAGCGGTGTGCTCGGCTCGGGTTGGCGCGGACTGGTGACCGCCTCGTTGATTGGCCTCGCGCTGATTGCCGCCATGCTGATCGCCGCGCGGGATTCCCTGGTGCGCGACGACCGCCGGCTGATGCTCGGTCTGAGCGTCGTCCTGCTGCTGGGGCTGGCCTTCATCAACCTCGCCGTGCTGTTCGTGCTGCCGTGGCGCACGGCGGCCGCCGTCTGGGCCGGCAGCGGCCTGCTGATCCTCTGGCTGAGCCTGCAACTGCAGCAGCGCGCGGCCTTCGTCTTCGGCCTGGTGCTGCAGGTGATCGGTGCCGGAGCCTTCCTGCTCGGTGGCCCGGCGCTGTTCGGCGACCTGCCTAGCGAGGGGCTGAAGCCGCTGGCGCACATGGGCTTCTGGACTCCGGCGGTACTGGCGCTGGCGGCGCTGGTCGGTGCCTGGCGCCTGCATCGGGCCAGCGCGCACGAGCGTCGTCTGGCGCTGGGCGGGCTGGGCCTGGAGCAACTGTCGCAATTGCTGTTGATCTGGGGCGCCGGCTGGTGGGCGCTGACCGCGCTGTGGGAGATCGCCCGCTTCGTGCCGGCGCCGATGCGCGAGCACGTGGCGCTGCTGGTGGCCGCCGTCAGCGTGGCGCTCTGGTCGCTGCTGGCGCGCCGCGATCAATGGCGTGCGCTGGCGTTGCTGTGCCTGGCGCTGTCGCCGCTGGGCGTGGTGGCGCTGGCCAGTGCCTGGAACCTGGAATACCACCCGTTGGCGCAGCTGGGCTGGCTCGGTTGGCTGGCGCTGTTCGCGGTGCATTTCTTCGCGCTGCGCCGACTCGATGCGCTGTTGCCACGCGTGGCGGCGCGGGCGGCCCACGTGCTGGGTTGCTGGTTGATCCTCGCGGTGGCGGCGCTGGAGCTGCGTTACCTGTTCTTCGCCCTGGCCGAGCACTACAACGCCTGGCGCTGGCTGGGCTGGGCGCTGGTGCCGAGCTGCTACCTGATCCTGATGGGCGGCGTGCGGCGCCTGCCGTGGCCGGTGGCGGCCTTCGAGCGCGAATACCGGGCGATTGTCGCCGTGCCGGTAGCAGTGGCGCTGCTGGGCTGGTTCTGGCTGGTTAACCTGTTCAGCGACGGTTCGGCGGAGCCGCTGCCTTACCTGCCGCTGCTCAACCCGCTGGAGCTGGGCATGTTGATCGTGCTGGCGGCGGTGTTCCAGTGGACACGCCTGGGCCTGCCGCAACTCGGGATCGCCGAAGCGAGGCTGCGTCTGCCGGTGCAAGCCGTGCTGGGCGCCTCGCTGTTCGCACTGCTGACCATGGCGGTGTGCCGTACCGCGCATCACTGGGGCGGCGTGCCGTTCGAGGCCTTCGCCCTGCGCGAGTCGATGCTGGTGCAGGCAGGCCTGTCCATCGTCTGGGCGCTGATCGCGCTGGGTCTGATGATCGCCGGGCACCTGCGTGGTCGCCGCGATTTCTGGTTGGTCGGCGCGGCGCTGCTGGTAGTCGTGGTGGTCAAGCTGTTCCTGGTCGACCGCGCCAGCGGCGGCAGCCTGGAACGCATCATTTCCTTCATCGGCGTCGGCGTGCTGATGCTGATCGTCGGCTACTTCGCGCCGCTGCCGCCGCGCCGGCCCGCGCCCGACGAGCAACCGCAACAGGAGCAACCTTCCGCATGA
- the typA gene encoding translational GTPase TypA — translation MIEKLRNIAIIAHVDHGKTTLVDKLLKLSGTLDRKEAENERVMDSNDQEKERGITILAKNTAIKWNDYNINIVDTPGHADFGGEVERVMSMVDSVLLVVDAQDGPMPQTRFVTQKAFKAGLRPIVVVNKIDRPGARPDWVIDQIFDLFDNLGATDEQLDFPIVYASALNGIAGLDHEKMDDNMDALFQAIIDHVPVPQVDVDGPFQMQISQLDYNSFLGVIGIGRIARGKVKTNTPVVAISDDGTKRNGRILKIMGHSGLQRVEVAEAEAGDIVCVSGMDELFISDTLCDPQNVEARPPLTVDQPTVSMTFQVNDSPFAGREGKFVTSRNIKERLDKELLHNVALRVEQGDSPEKFKVSGRGELHLSVLIETMRREGFELAVGRPEVVIIEKADGEKQEPYENVTIDIEEQHQGPVMEQMGLRKGDMTNMIPDGKGRIRLEYVIPARGLIGFRNAFLTMTSGTGILTSTFDHYGPIKAGDVAHRLNGVLVSMATGTALTYSLETLQDRGKLFLSPGDEVYEGQLAGIHSRDNDLVINPTKAKKLDNMRASGKDETIQLTPALKFTLEQALEFIDDDELVEVTPKSIRLRKKMLNENDRKRYERSKV, via the coding sequence GTGATCGAAAAACTGCGCAATATCGCCATCATCGCCCACGTCGACCATGGCAAGACCACCCTCGTTGACAAGCTGCTGAAGCTGTCCGGCACCCTCGACCGCAAAGAAGCGGAAAACGAGCGCGTGATGGACTCCAACGACCAGGAAAAAGAGCGTGGCATTACCATTCTGGCGAAGAACACCGCCATCAAATGGAATGACTACAACATCAACATCGTGGACACCCCCGGCCACGCCGACTTCGGTGGCGAGGTAGAGCGCGTGATGTCCATGGTGGACTCCGTACTGCTGGTGGTCGACGCCCAGGACGGCCCCATGCCGCAGACCCGCTTCGTGACCCAGAAGGCCTTCAAGGCCGGCCTGCGTCCGATCGTGGTGGTGAACAAGATCGACCGTCCGGGCGCGCGTCCTGACTGGGTCATCGACCAGATCTTCGACCTGTTCGACAACCTGGGCGCTACCGACGAGCAACTGGACTTCCCGATCGTCTACGCCAGCGCCCTGAACGGCATCGCCGGCCTCGACCACGAGAAGATGGACGACAACATGGACGCGCTGTTCCAGGCGATCATCGACCACGTTCCGGTTCCCCAGGTCGACGTCGACGGCCCGTTCCAGATGCAGATCTCCCAGCTGGACTACAACAGCTTCCTCGGCGTGATCGGCATCGGCCGTATCGCCCGCGGCAAGGTCAAGACCAACACCCCGGTGGTCGCCATCAGCGACGACGGCACCAAGCGCAACGGCCGCATCCTGAAGATCATGGGTCACTCCGGTCTGCAGCGCGTTGAAGTCGCCGAAGCCGAAGCCGGTGACATCGTCTGCGTATCGGGTATGGACGAGCTGTTCATCTCCGACACCCTGTGCGATCCGCAGAACGTCGAAGCGCGCCCGCCGCTGACCGTCGACCAGCCGACCGTGAGCATGACCTTCCAGGTCAACGACTCGCCGTTCGCCGGCCGCGAAGGCAAGTTCGTCACCAGCCGCAACATCAAGGAGCGTCTGGACAAGGAACTGCTGCACAACGTGGCCCTGCGCGTCGAGCAAGGCGACTCCCCGGAGAAGTTCAAGGTCTCCGGCCGTGGCGAGCTGCACCTGTCGGTTCTGATCGAAACCATGCGCCGTGAAGGCTTCGAGCTGGCCGTGGGCCGCCCGGAAGTGGTAATCATCGAGAAGGCCGACGGCGAGAAGCAGGAGCCTTACGAGAACGTCACCATCGACATCGAGGAACAGCACCAGGGTCCGGTGATGGAGCAGATGGGTCTGCGCAAGGGCGACATGACCAACATGATCCCCGACGGCAAGGGCCGTATCCGCCTGGAATACGTGATCCCGGCTCGCGGCCTGATCGGCTTCCGTAACGCCTTCCTGACCATGACCTCGGGCACCGGCATCCTGACCTCCACCTTCGACCACTATGGTCCGATCAAGGCCGGCGACGTTGCTCACCGCCTGAACGGCGTGCTGGTGTCCATGGCCACCGGCACCGCGCTGACCTACTCCCTGGAAACCCTGCAGGACCGCGGCAAGCTGTTCCTGTCCCCGGGCGACGAAGTCTACGAAGGCCAGCTGGCCGGCATCCACAGCCGCGACAACGACCTGGTGATCAACCCCACCAAGGCCAAGAAGCTCGACAACATGCGCGCTTCGGGCAAGGACGAGACCATCCAGCTGACCCCGGCGCTGAAATTCACCCTGGAACAGGCCCTGGAATTCATCGACGACGACGAGCTGGTGGAAGTGACTCCGAAGTCCATCCGTCTGCGCAAGAAGATGCTGAACGAGAACGACCGCAAGCGCTACGAGCGCAGCAAGGTCTAA
- the thiI gene encoding tRNA uracil 4-sulfurtransferase ThiI, whose product MKLIVKVFQEITIKSRPVRKRFIRQLAKNIRTVLRDLDPELRVEGEWDNLDVETQVTDPKVLREMIERLTCTPGIGHFLEVHEYPLGDFDDILEKCKLHFGDKLPGKIFSMRCKRAGKHPFTSIDVERYVGGGLRQQCGAAGVSLKNPEVQVRVEIRYDRLYVIHAQHEGLGGYPLGALEQVLVLMSGGFDSTVAAYQMMRRGMISHFVFFNLGGRAHELGVMEVAHYLWEKFGRSQRVLFVSVPFEEVVGEILTKVDDSYMGVTLKRMMLRAASRVAERLELDALVTGEAISQVSSQTLPNLSVIDRVTDTLVLRPLIVSHKQDIIDTATKIGTAEFAKHMPEYCGVISVNPTTQAKPYRVDHEETKFDMAVLDRALERSTQMTVDRVIDELGKDLPVEMVDEVLPGQIVVDIRHPDAQEDEPLALEGIEVLAMPFYAINSKFKELDPNRQYLLYCDKGVMSRLHAHHLVNEGHTNVRVYRPQ is encoded by the coding sequence ATGAAACTCATCGTCAAGGTCTTCCAGGAAATCACCATCAAGAGCCGGCCGGTGCGCAAGCGCTTCATCCGCCAGCTGGCGAAGAACATTCGCACGGTGCTCCGCGACCTCGACCCCGAGCTGCGGGTGGAAGGCGAGTGGGACAACCTGGACGTCGAGACCCAGGTCACCGACCCGAAGGTCCTGCGCGAGATGATCGAGCGCCTGACCTGCACGCCGGGCATCGGCCACTTCCTGGAAGTGCACGAGTACCCGCTGGGCGACTTCGACGACATCCTGGAGAAGTGCAAGCTGCACTTCGGCGACAAGCTGCCGGGCAAGATCTTCTCCATGCGCTGCAAGCGCGCCGGCAAGCATCCGTTCACCTCCATCGATGTCGAGCGCTACGTCGGCGGCGGCCTGCGCCAGCAGTGCGGCGCCGCGGGCGTGTCGCTGAAGAATCCGGAAGTGCAGGTGCGGGTGGAAATCCGCTACGACCGCCTGTACGTGATCCACGCCCAGCATGAGGGTCTCGGCGGCTACCCGCTGGGCGCGCTGGAGCAGGTGCTGGTGCTGATGTCCGGTGGTTTCGACTCCACCGTGGCGGCCTACCAGATGATGCGCCGTGGCATGATCAGCCACTTCGTGTTCTTCAACCTCGGTGGCCGTGCCCATGAACTGGGCGTGATGGAAGTCGCCCACTATCTATGGGAGAAGTTCGGCCGTTCCCAGCGCGTGCTGTTCGTCAGCGTGCCCTTCGAGGAAGTGGTCGGCGAGATTCTCACCAAGGTCGACGACAGCTACATGGGCGTGACCCTCAAGCGCATGATGCTGCGCGCCGCCAGCCGCGTGGCCGAGCGCCTGGAGCTGGACGCGCTGGTGACTGGCGAGGCGATTTCCCAGGTGTCCAGCCAGACCTTGCCGAACCTCTCGGTGATCGACCGGGTGACTGACACCCTGGTGCTGCGCCCGCTGATCGTCAGCCACAAGCAGGACATCATCGACACCGCGACGAAGATCGGCACCGCCGAGTTCGCCAAGCACATGCCCGAGTACTGCGGCGTGATCTCGGTGAACCCGACCACCCAGGCCAAGCCCTACCGCGTCGACCACGAAGAAACCAAGTTCGACATGGCCGTGCTCGACCGCGCCCTGGAGCGCTCCACCCAGATGACCGTCGACCGCGTGATCGACGAGCTGGGCAAGGACCTGCCGGTGGAAATGGTCGACGAGGTGCTGCCCGGCCAGATCGTGGTCGACATCCGCCACCCGGATGCCCAGGAAGATGAACCGCTGGCGCTCGAAGGCATCGAAGTCCTGGCCATGCCGTTCTATGCCATCAACAGCAAGTTCAAGGAACTGGACCCCAACCGCCAGTACCTCCTGTACTGCGACAAGGGCGTGATGAGTCGCCTGCATGCCCACCATCTGGTCAACGAAGGGCACACCAATGTGCGTGTTTACCGTCCGCAATAA
- the glnA gene encoding glutamate--ammonia ligase, producing MSYKSQQLIKDHDVKWVDLRFTDTKGKQQHVTMPARDALDDDFFEAGKMFDGSSIEGWKGIEASDMILLPDDSTAVLDPFTEEPTLIIVCDIIEPSTMQGYERDPRNIAKRAEEYLKSTGIGDTVFVGPEPEFFIFDEVKFKSDISGSMFKIFSEQASWNTDADIESGNKGHRPGVKGGYFPVPPVDHDHEIRTAMCNAMEEMGLVIEVHHHEVATAGQNEIGVKFNTLVAKADEVQTLKYCIHNVADAYGKTVTFMPKPLYGDNGSGMHVHMSISKDGKNTFAGEGYAGLSDTALYFIGGIIKHGKALNGFTNPATNSYKRLVPGFEAPVMLAYSARNRSASIRIPYVSSPKARRIEARFPDPAANPYLCFAALLMAGLDGIQNKIHPGDAADKNLYDLPPEEAKEIPQVCGSLKEALEELDKGRAFLTKGGVFTDEFIDAYIELKSEEEIKVRTFVHPLEYDLYYSV from the coding sequence ATGTCGTACAAGTCGCAACAACTGATCAAAGATCATGACGTGAAGTGGGTTGACCTGCGCTTCACCGATACCAAAGGCAAGCAGCAGCACGTCACCATGCCCGCCCGCGACGCGCTGGACGATGACTTCTTCGAAGCCGGCAAGATGTTCGACGGCTCCTCCATCGAAGGCTGGAAAGGCATCGAAGCCTCCGACATGATCCTGCTGCCGGACGACAGCACCGCCGTGCTCGATCCGTTCACCGAAGAGCCGACCCTGATCATCGTCTGCGACATCATCGAGCCGAGCACCATGCAAGGCTACGAGCGCGACCCGCGCAACATCGCCAAGCGCGCCGAGGAATACCTGAAGTCCACCGGTATCGGTGACACCGTATTCGTAGGTCCGGAGCCGGAGTTCTTCATCTTCGACGAAGTGAAGTTCAAGTCCGACATCTCCGGCTCGATGTTCAAGATCTTCTCCGAGCAGGCTTCCTGGAACACCGACGCTGACATCGAGTCGGGCAACAAGGGCCACCGTCCGGGCGTGAAAGGCGGCTACTTCCCGGTACCGCCGGTCGACCACGACCACGAAATCCGTACCGCCATGTGTAACGCCATGGAAGAAATGGGCCTGGTCATCGAGGTTCACCACCACGAAGTGGCCACCGCTGGCCAGAACGAGATCGGTGTGAAGTTCAACACCCTCGTTGCCAAGGCTGACGAAGTGCAGACCCTGAAGTACTGCATCCACAACGTTGCCGATGCCTACGGCAAGACCGTGACCTTCATGCCGAAGCCGCTGTACGGCGACAACGGCTCGGGCATGCACGTTCACATGTCCATCTCCAAGGATGGCAAGAACACCTTCGCTGGCGAAGGCTATGCCGGCCTGTCCGACACCGCCCTGTACTTCATCGGCGGCATCATCAAGCACGGTAAAGCCCTGAACGGCTTCACCAACCCGGCCACCAACTCCTACAAGCGTCTGGTTCCGGGCTTCGAAGCCCCGGTCATGCTGGCCTACTCGGCCCGCAACCGTTCCGCCTCGATCCGTATTCCGTACGTTTCCAGCCCGAAAGCCCGCCGCATCGAAGCGCGCTTCCCGGACCCGGCTGCCAACCCCTACCTGTGCTTCGCCGCGCTGCTGATGGCCGGCCTGGACGGCATCCAGAACAAGATTCACCCCGGCGATGCCGCTGACAAGAACCTGTACGACCTGCCGCCGGAAGAGGCGAAGGAAATCCCGCAGGTTTGCGGCAGCCTGAAAGAGGCGCTGGAAGAACTCGACAAGGGCCGTGCGTTCCTGACCAAGGGCGGCGTGTTCACCGACGAGTTCATCGATGCCTACATCGAGCTGAAGTCGGAAGAAGAAATCAAGGTGCGCACCTTCGTGCACCCGCTGGAATACGACCTGTACTACAGCGTCTGA
- a CDS encoding mechanosensitive ion channel family protein: protein MLLCCLSLGLLAGPALAALPGPLANVTGSGDKVSDAQLQQSLDQVIKTLENEQQRADLLKKLKQLRDVSKKSADEQGGVLGLIGDTLGSLEKQFEGANSPVLRWSSLFAQARDELETRIPSWQEWSGMLFDFFLVTLLWACVAVGLRWVARRMQERFGLANELPQHPKTRDLLLFALRKLGPWLVAFLITLYLSVVLPSSLGKLLAMVMAYVLVCGTLFSALCVISLSLLSGPHRMRALDILRRRAFRPLWLIGSLASLGEVMHDPRVTDSLGPSTALCVGSLANIFAALFTALFVLQFRRPIAHLIRNQPLERRLKRRGLHELVELVGSLWFLPVLVLVGISLFATVVTAGDSTYALRRALLCALIAVVAMTVNGLIRRAHLRSSRHGSRRSAPYVEQLQNFAYTLLHIANLLVFLEIGLRVWGMSLIAFTEGDGSEISLKLISFGTTLLVAWLVWILADTAVQHSLGLGGKNRSNTRALTMLPLIRNVLFVTIAVIALIVALANMGMNVTPLLAGAGVIGLAIGFGAQSLVADLITGLFIIIEDSLSIDDYVDVGGHLGTVEGLTIRTVRLRDLDGVVHTIPFSEIKSIKNYSREFGYAMFRWPVPASMPIDDAVTLVHEVTRDLRGDRTISRAMWSALEMQGVESFDNGQAILRFRLKTAPIRQWEVQRAFNLRLRQKLDKAGLELAMPRLNVQLSRMRTSQRDDDDGRGAPADGGI from the coding sequence CTGCTGCTGTGCTGCCTGAGTCTCGGCCTGCTCGCAGGGCCCGCGCTGGCGGCGCTGCCGGGGCCCCTGGCGAATGTGACGGGGAGCGGCGACAAGGTCAGCGATGCGCAGTTGCAGCAGTCGCTGGACCAGGTCATCAAGACGCTGGAGAACGAGCAGCAGCGGGCCGACCTGCTGAAGAAGCTCAAGCAGTTGCGCGATGTGAGCAAGAAGAGCGCGGACGAGCAGGGCGGCGTACTGGGCCTGATCGGCGACACCTTGGGCAGCCTGGAGAAGCAGTTCGAAGGCGCCAACAGCCCGGTGCTGCGCTGGAGTTCGCTGTTCGCCCAGGCCCGCGACGAACTGGAGACCCGCATCCCGTCCTGGCAGGAATGGTCGGGGATGCTCTTCGACTTCTTCCTGGTGACCTTGCTCTGGGCCTGCGTGGCCGTGGGGCTGCGCTGGGTGGCGCGGCGCATGCAGGAGCGCTTCGGCCTGGCCAACGAACTTCCGCAGCATCCCAAGACCCGCGACCTGCTGCTGTTCGCCCTGCGCAAGCTCGGCCCCTGGCTGGTGGCGTTCCTGATCACCCTCTACCTGTCGGTGGTGCTGCCCAGCTCCCTGGGCAAGCTGCTGGCGATGGTGATGGCCTATGTGCTGGTGTGCGGCACGCTGTTCTCCGCGCTGTGCGTGATTTCCCTGTCGCTGCTCAGCGGCCCGCACCGCATGCGTGCGCTGGATATCCTGCGGCGGCGCGCCTTTCGCCCCTTGTGGCTGATCGGCAGCCTGGCGTCGCTGGGCGAGGTGATGCACGACCCGCGCGTCACCGACAGCCTCGGTCCGAGCACGGCGCTGTGCGTCGGCTCGCTAGCGAACATCTTCGCGGCGTTGTTCACCGCGCTGTTCGTCCTGCAGTTCCGCCGGCCGATCGCCCACCTGATCCGCAATCAGCCGCTGGAACGCCGCCTCAAGCGCCGAGGCCTGCACGAGCTGGTCGAGCTGGTGGGTTCGCTGTGGTTCCTGCCGGTGCTGGTGCTGGTGGGGATTTCCCTGTTCGCCACCGTGGTCACCGCCGGCGACAGTACCTATGCCCTGCGCCGCGCGTTGTTGTGCGCCCTGATCGCGGTGGTGGCGATGACCGTCAACGGCCTGATCCGCCGCGCCCACCTGCGTTCCTCGCGCCATGGCAGCCGCCGCAGCGCGCCCTATGTCGAGCAGTTGCAGAATTTCGCCTACACCTTGCTGCACATCGCCAACCTGCTGGTGTTCCTGGAGATCGGCCTGCGCGTCTGGGGCATGTCGCTGATCGCCTTCACCGAAGGCGACGGCTCGGAGATCAGCCTCAAGCTGATCAGCTTCGGCACCACCCTGCTGGTGGCCTGGCTGGTGTGGATTCTTGCCGACACGGCGGTCCAGCACAGCCTTGGCCTGGGCGGCAAGAACCGCAGCAACACCCGCGCGCTGACCATGCTGCCGCTGATCCGCAACGTGCTCTTCGTGACCATTGCGGTGATTGCGCTGATCGTCGCGCTGGCCAACATGGGCATGAACGTCACCCCGCTGCTGGCAGGCGCGGGCGTCATTGGCCTGGCCATCGGTTTCGGCGCGCAGTCGCTGGTGGCGGACCTGATCACCGGCCTGTTCATCATCATCGAGGACTCGCTGTCCATCGACGATTACGTGGATGTCGGCGGCCACCTCGGCACCGTCGAGGGCCTGACCATCCGCACCGTGCGCTTGCGCGACCTGGACGGCGTGGTGCATACCATCCCGTTCAGCGAGATCAAGAGCATCAAGAACTACTCGCGGGAGTTCGGCTACGCGATGTTCCGCTGGCCGGTGCCCGCCAGCATGCCGATCGACGATGCGGTGACACTGGTCCATGAGGTGACCCGCGACCTGCGCGGCGACCGCACCATCAGCCGCGCCATGTGGTCGGCGCTGGAGATGCAGGGTGTGGAGAGCTTTGACAACGGCCAGGCGATCCTGCGCTTCCGCCTGAAGACCGCGCCGATCCGACAGTGGGAAGTGCAGCGCGCCTTCAACCTGCGCCTGCGCCAGAAGCTGGACAAGGCTGGCCTGGAGCTGGCGATGCCGCGCCTGAACGTGCAGCTTTCACGGATGCGCACTTCGCAGCGCGACGATGACGACGGGCGTGGCGCGCCGGCGGACGGCGGGATCTGA